The following are encoded together in the Zygosaccharomyces rouxii strain CBS732 chromosome C complete sequence genome:
- a CDS encoding cyclin family protein (similar to uniprot|P30283 Saccharomyces cerevisiae YPR120C CLB5 B-type cyclin with a role in DNA replication during S phase has an additional functional role in formation of mitotic spindles along with Clb3p and Clb4p and uniprot|P32943 Saccharomyces cerevisiae YGR109C CLB6) → MGSNNNSGNTNIVKRTGGENMENTVTAANTSTNTSTSDLKEKSRISMLKRSNTFNPDNFVTPQSQQNVSSNVNTNANSNTNLSTPMVRSRRALTEVPVNQQKQPLEKQHHQLVHQQTGINTKIRREPSEVASLTSTKKRSIYKDEEEQEAAEESKSVKKVKSSSPRKWRDLDSDEKTDICMVTEYTDEIFDHLYKRELETLPTHNYLEDLDSPYHLRPSMRAILVDWLVEVHEKFQCYPETLFLTINIMDRFLAKNKVTLSKLQLLAVTSLFIAAKFEEVTLPKLSDYAYITDGAASKHDIKSAEMFMLTSLSFDIAWPNPMNFLRRISKADSYDFQTRSIGKFLLEYTMCCHKFINIKPSVMSAMSMFVARKISQRNNPIWDETFKHYSGDIDVLNDQSFQILCKELINEIASPQTRLDSLILKFKKPKYGAIYYKVYDWCKNQTENDSLDSLFSV, encoded by the coding sequence ATGGGAAGTAACAATAACAGCGGCAATACTAATATCGTTAAGAGAACTGGTGGAGAAAATATGGAAAATACTGTAACCGCTGCAAACACCAGTACAAATACGAGTACAAGTGATCTAAAGGAAAAAAGTAGGATTTCAATGTTGAAAAGGTCTAACACCTTTAACCCTGATAATTTCGTTACTCCTCAAAGCCAACAAAATGTTAGTTCTAATGTCAATACAAATGCTAATAGTAATACTAATTTGTCAACACCAATGGTAAGAAGTAGAAGAGCATTAACAGAAGTACCTGTAAATCAACAAAAACAACCACTAGAAAAACAGCATCATCAATTAGTACATCAACAGACCGGAATTAATACGAAGATACGAAGAGAACCTAGCGAAGTAGCATCATTAACAtcaacaaagaaaagatctatttacaaggatgaagaagaacaagaagcaGCAGAGGAGTCGAAAAGTGTTAAAAAGgttaaatcttcttcaccacgTAAATGGAGAGATTTagattctgatgaaaagACAGATATTTGCATGGTAACAGAATATACTGATGAAATCTTCGATCACCTCTATAAGAGGGAACTCGAAACACTACCTACTCATAATTATTTGGAGGATTTAGACTCACCATATCATTTAAGACCATCAATGAGAGCAATTTTAGTGGATTGGTTAGTTGAAGTccatgaaaaatttcaatgctATCCCGAAACCCTTTTCTTAACGATCAACATTATGGATAGATTTCTAGCAAAGAACAAAGTTACTTTGAGTAAATTACAACTGCTGGCAGTAACTTCTTTATTCATAGCGgcaaaatttgaagaagtaACCTTACCGAAATTATCCGATTATGCCTACATTACAGATGGTGCTGCGTCAAAGCATGATATTAAGAGTGCAGAAATGTTTATGCTAACCTCATTATCATTTGATATTGCTTGGCCAAatccaatgaattttttaagAAGAATTTCTAAAGCAGATTCCTATGATTTTCAAACTAGAAgcattggtaaattcttatTAGAATATACCATGTGTTGTCataaatttatcaacaTTAAACCTTCTGTGATGAGTGCAATGTCCATGTTCGTAGCTAGGAAAATCTCACAAAGAAACAATCCGATTTGGGATGAAACCTTTAAACACTATAGTGGTGATATTGATGTCCTAAATGAtcaaagttttcaaattctttgcaaagaattaattaatgaaattgcATCCCCACAAACAAGATTAGATTCACTGATcttaaaatttaaaaaacCAAAATATGGTGCTATTTATTATAAAGTTTATGATTGGTGTAAAAATCAGACAGAAAACGATAGCTTAGATTCGTTGTTTTCAGTGTAA